From the genome of Glycine max cultivar Williams 82 chromosome 2, Glycine_max_v4.0, whole genome shotgun sequence, one region includes:
- the LOC100813555 gene encoding CBL-interacting serine/threonine-protein kinase 11: MVSAEKPMPETEHAAAENNTNTALFGKYEVGRLLGCGAFAKVYHARNTETGHSVAVKVISKKKLNSSGLTSNVKREISIMSRLHHPNIVKLHEVLATKTKIYFILEFAKGGELFARIAKGRFSEDLARRCFQQLISAVGYCHARGVFHRDLKPENLLLDEQGNLKVSDFGLSAVKEDQIGVDGLLHTLCGTPAYVAPEILAKKGYDGAKVDVWSCGIILFVLVAGYLPFNDPNLMVMYKKIYKGEFRCPRWFPMELRRFLTRLLDTNPDTRITVDEIMRDPWFKKGYKEVKFGDLGLEWKSEGEGEGEGVKDLNAFDIISFSTGLNLSGLFDHSSCEVEERERFLLKESPEKVVETLVAAAEKEGIVVRMRKECGVELEGCGGNFAALVEVYRLPGELVVVEVRRRDGDGGVFRDVWRNKLRPCLCAASSSTTSDRDGTTLVQPVAGES; the protein is encoded by the coding sequence ATGGTCTCCGCTGAAAAACCAATGCCAGAAACCGAACACGCGGCGGCGGAGAACAACACCAACACCGCCCTGTTTGGAAAATACGAGGTCGGAAGGCTCCTAGGATGCGGCGCGTTCGCGAAGGTTTACCACGCGCGCAACACCGAGACTGGGCATAGCGTTGCCGTTAAagttataagcaaaaaaaagcTGAACTCGTCAGGCTTAACCTCCAACGTGAAACGCGAGATTTCCATCATGAGCCGCCTCCACCACCCCAACATCGTGAAACTCCATGAAGTGCTGGCGACAAAAACAAAGATCTACTTCATCTTGGAATTCGCGAAAGGCGGCGAGCTCTTCGCGAGAATCGCCAAAGGCCGATTCAGCGAAGATCTCGCGAGACGATGTTTTCAGCAATTAATCTCCGCCGTCGGGTACTGCCACGCGCGCGGCGTTTTCCACCGCGACCTGAAGCCGGAGAATCTCCTCTTGGATGAGCAGGGCAACCTTAAAGTCTCCGACTTTGGACTCAGCGCGGTGAAGGAAGACCAGATAGGGGTGGATGGGTTGCTTCATACGCTGTGTGGGACCCCTGCTTACGTGGCACCCGAGATTCTCGCGAAGAAGGGTTATGATGGGGCTAAGGTCGATGTTTGGTCTTGTGGGATTATCCTCTTTGTTCTTGTCGCTGGGTATCTTCCTTTCAATGATCCGAATCTAATGGTAATGTATAAGAAGATTTACAAAGGAGAATTTCGGTGTCCGAGGTGGTTTCCGATGGAGTTAAGGAGGTTTCTGACGAGGTTGTTGGATACGAATCCTGATACGAGGATAACCGTTGATGAGATCATGAGGGATCCGTGGTTTAAGAAAGGGTATAAGGAGGTAAAGTTTGGGGATTTGGGTTTGGAGTGGAAGAGTGAGGGTGAGGGTGAGGGTGAGGGTGTGAAGGATTTGAATGCTTTTGATATAATTTCGTTTTCTACGGGATTGAATCTTTCTGGGTTGTTTGATCATTCGTCTTGTGAGGTGGAGGAGAGGGAGAGGTTTTTGCTCAAGGAGTCGCCGGAGAAGGTGGTGGAGACGCTGGTGGCGGCGGCGGAGAAGGAGGGGATTGTGGTGAGGATGAGGAAGGAGTGTGGGGTGGAGTTGGAGGGGTGTGGGGGTAATTTCGCTGCTTTGGTGGAGGTTTACCGGTTACCGGGTGAACTTGTTGTGGTGGAGGTTAGAAGAAGGGACGGGGATGGTGGGGTTTTTAGGGATGTGTGGAGGAATAAGCTGAGGCCGTGTTTGTGTGCTGCGAGTAGCAGTACGACGTCGGATCGGGATGGAACAACTTTGGTGCAGCCGGTGGCCGGTGAATCATGA